Proteins encoded together in one Diceros bicornis minor isolate mBicDic1 chromosome 18, mDicBic1.mat.cur, whole genome shotgun sequence window:
- the P2RX5 gene encoding P2X purinoceptor 5 isoform X1 codes for MGQAGCKELCRSLFDYKTEKYVIAKTKKVGLLYRLLQVSILTYLVAWVFLIKKGYQDTDTSLQSSIITKVKGVTFTNTSELGERLWDVADYVIPPQGENVFFIVTNLIVTPNQRQRTCPESESIPDALCYNDSDCPPGEPVVAGNGVRTGRCLPLGDAQRGTCEIFAWCPVETKSRPAKPLLGQAEDFTVYIKNFIRFPKFNFSKTNVLDTKDRSYLKSCRFGPKNPYCPIFRLGSLVSWTGNKFQEMALQGGVIGIQIEWDCDLDKAPSECNPNYHFSRLDNKFSENSISSGYNFRFAKYYRDRDGVEFRTLMKAYGIRFDVMVNGKAGKFSIIPTIINVGSGVALMGAGAFFCDLVLIYLIKKSHFYRNKKYEDVRDLEFHPGSAESSRQGGAPEAEDAVGPGLSELPEAQDGGCGPKENGCVCRQLLEPSRSGPLGNGKVNMEQLQNLQTVEA; via the exons ctgggTGTTCCTGATAAAGAAGGGTTACCAAGACACAGACACCTCCCTGCAGAGCAGCATCATCACCAAAGTCAAGGGTGTGACCTTCACCAACACCTCGGAGCTCGGGGAGCGGCTCTGGGATGTTGCCGACTACGTCATCCCACCCCAG GGAGAGAACGTCTTCTTCATTGTCACCAACCTGATCGTGACCCCCAACCAGCGGCAGAGAACCTGTCCTGAG AGTGAAAGCATCCCCGACGCCCTGTGCTATAATGACAGTGACTGCCCTCCTGGGGAGCCTGTTGTGGCTGGAAATG GAGTGAGGACTGGCCGCTGCCTGCCGCTGGGGGACGCGCAGAGGGGCACCTGTGAGATCTTCGCCTGGTGCCCGGTGGAGACAAAGTCCAGGCCAGC GAAGccactcctgggccaggctgaagACTTCACTGTTTACATAAAGAACTTCATTCGTTTCCCCAAATTCAACTTCTCCAA GACCAATGTGCTGGACACCAAAGACAGATCTTACCTGAAGTCCTGTCGATTTGGCCCCAAGAACCCCTACTGCCCCATCTTCCGGCTGGGGTCCCTGGTCAGCTGGACGGGGAACAAATTCCAGGAGATGGCCCTGCAG GGCGGTGTGATAGGAATTCAGATTGAATGGGACTGTGATCTTGATAAAGCTCCCTCTGAATGCAACCCTAACTATCATTTTAGCCGTCTGGACAACAAATTTTCAGAAAACTctatctcttccgggtacaacttcAG GTTTGCCAAATACTACCGAGACAGAGATGGGGTGGAGTTCCGAACTCTGATGAAAGCCTATGGGATCCGCTTTGATGTGATGGTGAACGGCAAG GCGGGGAAGTTCAGCATCATCCCCACAATCATCAACGTGGGCTCTGGGGTGGCACTCATGGGTGCT GGGGCTTTCTTCTGCGACCTGGTGCTCATCTATCTCATCAAAAAGAGCCACTTTTACCGCAACAAGAAGTACGAGGATGTGAG GGACCTAGAGTTCCATCCCGGGTCGGCAGAGTCCTCGCGGCAGGGCGGGGCCCCGGAGGCTGAGGACGCGGTGGGGCCGGGGCTGTCGGAGCTGCCCGAGGCGCAGGACGGAGGCTGCGGCCCGAAGGAGAACGGCTGCGTATGCCGGCAGCTCCTCGAGCCCTCCAG GTCTGGCCCCCTGGGCAATGGAAAGGTGAACATGGAGCAGCTGCAGAACCTGCAGACAGTGGAGGCATAG
- the TAX1BP3 gene encoding tax1-binding protein 3 — MSYIPGQPVTAVVQRVEIHKLRQGENLILGFSIGGGIDQDPSQNPFSEDKTDKGIYVTRVSEGGPAEIAGLQIGDKIMQVNGWDMTMVTHDQARKRLTKRSEEVVRLLVTRQSLQKAVQQSMLS, encoded by the exons ATGTCCTACATCCCGGGCCAGCCGGTCACCGCCGTGGTG CAAAGAGTTGAAATTCACAAGCTGCGTCAAGGTGAGAACTTAATCCTGGGCTTCAGCATTGGAGGTGGAATTGACCAGGATCCCTCCCAGAATCCTTTCTCGGAAGACAAGACGGATAAG GGTATTTACGTCACACGGGTATCCGAAGGAGGCCCTGCTGAAATTGCTGGGCTGCAGATAGGAGATAAGATCATGCAG GTGAACGGCTGGGACATGACCATGGTCACGCACGACCAGGCGCGGAAGCGGCTCACCAAGCGCTCGGAGGAGGTGGTACGCCTGCTGGTGACGCGGCAGTCGCTACAGAAGGCAGTGCAGCAGTCTATGCTGTCCTAG
- the EMC6 gene encoding ER membrane protein complex subunit 6: MAAVVAKREGPPFISEAAVRGNAAVLDYCRTSVSALSGATAGILGLTGLYGFIFYLLASVLLSLLLILKAGRRWNKYFKSRRPLFTGGLIGGLFTYVLFWTFLYGMVHVY, from the coding sequence ATGGCCGCTGTGGTGGCCAAGCGGGAGGGGCCGCCGTTCATCAGCGAGGCAGCGGTGCGGGGCAATGCGGCCGTCCTGGATTACTGCCGGACCTCGGTGTCCGCGTTGTCGGGGGCCACGGCCGGCATCCTCGGCCTCACCGGCCTCTACGGCTTCATCTTCTACCTGCTCGCCTCCGTCCTGCTCTCCCTGCTGTTAATTCTCAAAGCGGGAAGAAGGTGGAACAAATATTTTAAGTCACGAAGACCTCTCTTTACGGGAGGTCTCATCGGAGGCCTCTTCACCTACGTCCTGTTCTGGACTTTCCTGTATGGCATGGTGCACGTCTACTGA